Sequence from the Zeugodacus cucurbitae isolate PBARC_wt_2022May chromosome 5, idZeuCucr1.2, whole genome shotgun sequence genome:
TtcgatttatttacattaactgCTGGCTACGAGTTAGCAAGTGCCCCCACCCTGTCTTACAAGTTACTGTAGTCTCCCTTTGGAAAGCTTGGCATATAAATACAGTTTATGTTCCACTTAAAAGTACTCCAACATTTGCGTTGCGTCACTGCTTGAAGCCGTGATCCTCCTTGATCATATCCGCCGCCTTCTCGGCTATCATGAAGACCGGTCCATTCGGATGGCCAGACATGATTTCTGGCATGATGCTCGCATCGGCCACACGCAGATTCTTTATGCCATAGACACGCAGACGCGGATCCACCACAGCCGCTGGATCGGTAGCCGGGCCCATTTTCGCTGTGCCTGAGTAGTGGTAAATGGTGAAAGTGAAATGGCGTACATGACACTCCCAATAGTCACGGGTGCCGAACTCGATACCCTTACATGTGGGTATTCTGCGGTTCCACACTTTAGCATTGATCTTCTTGAAGCCCGGATAGTTGACCAAACTGATCGCCTTCTGCACGCCACGCACGGAGATGTCGACGTCATACGGATGCGCGTAGTAGTTGGAGTAGATCAGTGGATATTTCTGCGGATCGGTGCTCTTGAGCATGATGCGTCCACGACTTTTGGGACGCAATATCATGGGGAATATCATGAATGCATTGAGTTCTTTGTCTTCGATTTCCGCAAACATGGAGTCGTAGATGAGTTTTTTTAGACCAAAGGCACGTGATATTGCCGGATTGGAAGACATCGAACCGCCTACCAAGAACAGTTCAATATCTGGCCAGCCATCTTTCAGTTGCGGATGATCCAAGTCCCAGAAAGCCATAGCCTCGCAGCCGCCGGGTGAGCCGTAAGGACCTTCTTGCCGATTGAAGCGATTCACCAGCGTTGGATCGGCAAAATCTTCGAAGTGCAACGATGTCGCATTGGTGGTGAACGTGACTGCAGGTGCGGTATGATCTTGCAGATTAAACCCGACGGCTAAGTCCACAATCGGTTTAATGCCTACTTCACGTAAATGCTCAGCAGGTCCAACACCGGAGAGCATGAGCAGCTGCGGTGTATTAATGGCGCCAGCGCTAACGATTACCTCACGGCGTGCGAGTATTTTATGCTCGTGTCCGTCGGTGCGCACAATTATGCCGTAAGCGGTTTTTGTAGTTGGATCGATGAGCACTTTTGTGACTAAAGCGAATTTCTTCACATGCAAATTACGGCGTTTACCCTTGAGCGGATACAAATAGGCGCGATTCGAACTCCAACGCGTTGAATTACGTGTAGTCGTATGCAAATAATTGACGCCATTTTGTATGTGCCCATTGTAGTCACGATGTTCCAAACCATCCTGCTGCGCTGCTTCCATAAATGCCTCGGCAATCTTTGAACGCCAATTCACGTATGACACTTTCACGGGACCATCGCGTCCCACCAAATCCTCATCAGCGTCTGGCACATTAGAACCTTCATATTTCTTGAAATAAGGCAGCACATCACGCCAACTCCAGCCGACATTACCCAGCTCTGCCCAGCGATCGTAGTCGCGTCGATTGCCGCGCGTATACATCATATAATTGAGTACGGACGAGCCGCCCATCACCTTGCCGCGCGGCCAATTGCAACGATTATTGTTCATAGCCAAGCAAGCGCGATCCGAGGGCTGTGTGCGATACTTCCAATTCATTTCGCCCAGCTGTAGAAAATGCGCCACAATGGGCACGTCCATTATAAGACTCTCCGGACCGCCGGCCTCCAGAAGCAACACTTTCCATTTCGGGTTCTCCGACAGACGCGCCGCTATGGCACAACCCGCTGTGCCTGCGCCTACCACAATAAAATCATATTCGTTATCCATTTGCAGGTTATTGTCGTAGTTTTCTAAATTCGCGTCTATCTGCCCGCGACGCAGAAAGTCGAAGGCCTCAAGTATGACATTGCGCTCCTGCGCCCAAGTAAAGGCGCACAGCAGGCAAACTAGCGCAGGTAGTACCAGACGTGGTTGTAGTAAGCAAAACATTTTCGCacacacaattttattatatttcttttttaagattttggggcaaatttaaaaattgcacaTATTTTATGCTGTGCTCAATAAATTCGCGACACTTTTATGACTACGCGCGCACACAAGTTTCAAAGTTCTACAGTTCTtgcttaataatttttgtttttattattttttttgttcttttcaaattttttattgcactttGCACTAGTCCAGTTTTTATTTAACCGATTTCATATGGCTTTTCAAGCCTCTTAACGCTGCCAACGCGTTCTAGCCACTTTGCTTAGGTTTGGTGTTTGTTAGAACCGCGAGCCCGTTGTCTGCGCCGTCTGCAGTGTACCGTCGTGTTCTCGGAAACGCGCGTCTTAACGCCGAGGAATCGTAACTTGGAATGCTTGCCGTTCGGCTGTTGTATGTGGTTTTAATAATCGTAGTGAATAGACGACGCTTGCTGCCTACTCTTCGGCAGTCAGCTTCTTCAACGATTGGCTTGATAAgcgcaaaaaaatcaaaactaaatAGATCAATGCGAATGCGCGCCAACATCGAACAGGTTGTCCAACAACTTCAAGCTCAGCGTCGACGGCGGCTAACGCGACACGACGCGCGCTGACGTCGACGTACGTAATGACGAAGTGGTTTTTGTAGCAAATTAAGTTGCGCCAGCAGCGACAACGTTGTTGAACTTGCAAGCTCATGCCTTCACACGACACGCCGCTGCCAGTGTCGTTGTGTGTGTCTGTTGGTTTTCGTATATGGCGAATGAAGTGCAAACAGTCGGTGATTTTCTAAGCGCTGTAGCGTGTAACACATGGAAATCTTTGTTCTTTCGCGTTTTCGCTTTCATGCCGTTGCTATCTGACGGTGGACACGTTAACCGCAACACGCAACACAGCGCGCGGTGTAGCGTTGCGCGTCAGTCCACGATTTTAATTGGTTACTGAACTTGTGTGGCGCTTTTTCGACCTCGACGGCGCAAAGAATAACCGAAGTGACAATACTGAATACTACACAAACACAATAGAGCGTTGGTTGAAGCAATTAATCTGCAGTTGTTTTAAGTAGTTGCTACCACAAATCTTATAACTTAAAGTAGGTTTATTTCCCTAACGACAGCGTCCCTTAAATACCTGAGATAAATTTGCTAAGAATTGCTTAACTATgacaaacatttattcatttttaatatcttcGCCTACTTCCACACACGTGTCACTTATCAACTCAAATGTAGTTGTGATCCTGCTTAATCATATCCGCCGCCTTCTCAGCTATCATAAACACCGGTCCATTGGGATGTCCCGCTATAATCTCTGGCATAATGCTGGCATCCACCACACGCAAACGCTGCACGCCATAAACTCGCAATCTCGGATCAACCACAGCCGCTGGATCTGTCGACGGTCCCATTTTCGCTGTGCCCGAGTAGTGGTAAATAGTGAAAGTGAAATGCCTCACATAGCATTCCCAGTAAGCGCGCGATCTGTAAGGCACTTGCGCACAACCGGGCATCACGCGTTCTAACACGCGCGCATTTATTGCTTTGAATGcgggtttctcaatcaaactaATTGTCTTCAGCACGCCGCGCACTGCTATATCCAAATCGTCCGGATGTGCAAAGTAGTTGGCGTACAAAAGTGGGTATTTGAAGGGATCACTACTTTTAAGCATTACGCGTCCACGGCTCTTTGGACGCAATATCATGGGAAATATCATGAAACCATCGCTCTTCACATTACCGAACATGGTATTATACGTGTCCGGTTGTATGCCGAATGCGCGCAGCGTAGctggattttcatcgaaagaaCCGGCTAATTGAAACATTTCCAAGTCGGGCCAACCATCTTCTAAGTATGGCTGTCCGAGATCCCAGAAGGCAATCGCTTCCACAGCGCCGGGTAAACCGAAAACGCCCTTGCCatctatatatttcattatattgcTGGTTTCAAAGTAATCTGTCGTTCTGATAGAACTAACATTTGCGGTGAACGAAACCGCGGGTGCAATGTGATCCTGCAGATTGTACCCGACGGCTAAATCCACAATTGGCTTAATGCCCACATCGCGTAAATGCTGCGCAGGACCAATACCGGAGAGCATAAGCAGCTGTGGTGTGTTGATAGCGCCTGCACTCAGTATCACCTCGCGTCTTGCGCGCACCTGATAGGATTGACCGCCAATGCTTAGCACCACCCCGTACGCGGTATTCGTGCGCGGTTCAATCAACACTTTAGTAACTAATGTGTTCTTTTTCACATGCAAATTGGCGCGCTTGCCTTTATGCGGATAGAGGTACGCGCGATTTGAGCTCCAGCGCATACCATTATGTATTGTGGCCTGTAGATAGGACACACCAGTTTGTATGCGCCCATTGTAGTCACGATACTTCAAGCCATCCTCCTGTGCTGCTTGCACAAACGCCGCCGATATTTGTGAACGCCAGCCCGGATAACCGATTTTCACTGGTCCTTGGCGTCCCACGTAGTCTCGTTCAGCATTGGGTATTTCGGAGCCTTCGAATTTGCGAAAATATGGCAACACGTCGCGGTAGCTCCAACCCTCATTGCCTAACGCTGCCCAGTGATCATAGTCGCGCCGGTTGCCACGTGTGTACATCATGTAGTTGAGCACCGAGGAACCGCCCATGACTTTACCGCGCGGCCAATTACAACGACGGTTATTCATTGCGAGACAATACTTGTCCGACGGCTGCGTGCGATAGTTCCAATTGATTTCGGTCAATTGCAGGAAATGTGCTAGGATTGGTATATCCATCGCCATATTTTCAGGACCACCAGCCTCAATGAGCAGCACCTTCCAAGCGGGATTCTCCGACAAACGCGCTGCGAGCGTACAACCCGCCGTACCCGCACCGACGACAATGAAATCATACTCATTTAAGAGCTGCACATTATCGTCCACATGCTCGATATTTAAATCGCTTTGGCCACGTCGCAAAAATTCGAATAACGTCGTTATGATATTACCGCGTTGCGCATGCGAAACGCGACCGACTATTGTGAGTACAAATACAATTAACACAAGTCGCGTCCACATCGTAGCCTTAGCTTTTATTGAACTATTGCGGTctattgttttcgaaatttattaaattcattaagcGCAATTTATATGGGTCACACTGCACcgtatattttgatatttcgtATTTCAGCGCACGCGCGTTTTGGAGTGCTCCGTAAGCCGTGTGTGGATGCGCCACTGTTCCGCGCAATTCTGTGCCACTTAACCGGCCGGTTACTCCATATAAAGATTCAAATGTTATAAAGTTGATTAGAATATCTGTGTAGAAAACGAAAGCGCTTTCATATACaacagtatatgtatatttgatgtAAGCAGTTAAGCTTATATAAATCGGCGCATTTGTATTGTCATGCTCATCGTTGAGAGGTCGCTTACAAGCGCTCTAACGTGTAATGGTTCATTGAACGCAATATTTGCTCTCTTAACTTCTAGCGTATTTTAAGTTGTGAAacataaagcttttaaaattgaCATTTAGCAAGCAAAGGATTAGTTGGCACAGTGGCATGAAAGTGTTGAAATCACACGTCaattagtttttttcttttatattaattttgaattctagcATCCTATCATAAAGCGCATTCTTGCTTTCGTTCACACAAAAAATGTTGCTCCATTTCATCACTAGACCTTTTTCCATCAACATGATACACATTTGTATAATCGTTGTGCAGTAGTTAGGCTACCTTTAGAACATCTATTTTTAGTTGAAGTTTAGTGTCTAGTTTAAATGAACTGAAATTATATCTGTCTTTCGATTTCAGATGTTCAAACAAACGGACATTACTAGTGATCCTGCGCGCTAACATGTCTTCAGACGCAGGCGCAATTGTGTTGTCTTTGTTGAAGTAATAATTAAATCTACGTAATACATTTTTGAACCCTTAATTTTGATTACcgccatattttatattttattaattctattttttcttcaagttataaatatttacaaaaggtTTTGTTTGAGTCAATAttgtgtatgtaaattttatgaCAAGAAAGCAGCGCGTAAAGATAGTGACCGAAATGGCCAATCGTAGACAGCTTATGTCTGCCTCAAACATTTGACGCTCTCATTTCGAACTGAAAATTCAATGAGTTCAATGGTAAAGAAAAAGTGTGAGAAAAGTAGTAATTCAGTGCTATTTTCATCGGCAGTATCTTTAAACCAAATGCTAGatattacaacgtttattttttttttccttttttaatacACGATCATAGAACTATCTCCAAATGTaggtaataataaattttttaataaaagaatattctctataatatttttatttactttcttaattttaatataatgttttagttttttaatatactttttttttattgcttatatatatatttttttttattttatatgtattacttttaaataatttttttaatgagtcTCTgtattttctttctattttacttatttttaactttgtattaaaatttgctccttgaaatattcgatttttcaaatattaaggCACTCTTAAACACTGTGCAGCTAATAGAAAGCTTGTACCTTTGTACCTATTTGCTGTTTTAGAGCATTTACACTCTTTTCTCTCGTTTACATGCGCTCAGCAAaacgcaaaagcaaaaaataataacaaatacaaatacaagcgTTAGCTTTGTTTTGTTACTTTTGTTTTCACGAGTGTCAATGTCATGGTCAGCACTCAGATCGGCGCTAGCGCTGCGGCGGCTGCCACTTACTGTGAGtcgtcttttttgttgttgcagacgTGTTTTAACACAGTATTTAAGGTATCCGCTTGCTCGCTTAATTTGTATGCAcagtttgattaaaaattactttcataCGGActtttgcatttgtgtgtgtgtttttgttgtaaatgacGGCTCTCATTCTAAatctagtttattttttttttttcaataaacattctCAAATTAAGGAGTGTTGTAGCAATGAATAATTCGTGCTAAAAACTGCTGTTGGGATTCCTTGATGTGTTGGCCTTGAGTGTGGTGATTCTTCTTTGTAAGAATTATCCATGATGtgcgaatttttttattcagctggatatcatatttacttactcCTTTTGCGCACATTTGTGTGACACACGTAGGATTTCAACGAGCTTGCGACCAACCTAAAAACCATTTGCTTGTTGGCAATTTACCATTAACATTATCATAAAAGATAATGACTACTCATCGGATCGTCCACAACAAAGACAAATTACGTAAATGGCTTGACAAATACAGATTCATATATACAGGGTGCGCCAACTTTTATGTCATTAACGTAAAGTCGTATAAGTTTTGGAAAAAACGAGAGTTGAGAATTTTTTGGTCTCTAGTTACGATTTGGTTTATATCGCTCGTTGAGAATTACAAAAATCTGTGTTATGAGTGCAAGCTGCGCCTTCGtcatattgatatatgtatgtataagcattgaatatgttttaaaaaccCTGTATGGTCCTGCTAAATTATCTgacacatttaaatattatctaaaGCACACGAATTGAGAAAACACTCCCAAATATCAGTCATAATAGCTTATTAAAGTTGAACCTGTGACATAAGAcaataacacaacacaataaaaaataaaaaaacagacaGAAATTAGAACAAAGCaccaatttacatacataaaatacaaTAGATAGAcatgatacaaataaaaaaaatatatatacatatgtatatacgctttatataaataaaaaacaatttttatttcacaacttagaaatttgaaatgtttattgCCTTGATGCTCGACTTTTGTTCTCGCATAgcactaataataataacatctaAGGCTTTATGTGGAATGAATTTGTTCATACCACGAAagcttaaattaaatacataatatataaataattaataaaaaaagttaattattactaatatttaatagttattttttattaacgcTTACGAGTTCAAATGTAGTTGTGGTCCTGCTTAATCATGTTTTCTGCTTTCTCAGCTAGCTTTGACATAGGTCCATTAGGATGTCTAGCCATAATCACTAGTATTATGCTGGCATTCACCACACGCAACTGCTGGTATCCATATCCATAGCTAAATGTTCGGGCGGCTTCGATGAGCAGCACCTTCCAAGTGGGATTCTCCGACAAACGCGCTGCGAGCGTACAACCCGCCGTATCTGCACCGACGACACTGTACTTAATCGGTCGGTGATTTTATATGGAGattctaaaattataaaagttttgtATAGCTGAGTATAAAATGTGATGGCTGTAAAAATTATAGCctatatatataagaatttaTGGTGAACAGTTGTAGAAATATGTTTCATAAGCGCActatatatgcaatatatatcaactaatatttaatTGTGAGTGAGAgctaataaagcaaatgtttaATAAAGGATTAGCTGTCACAGTGATATGACGATGTAACACAGTGTTTGCTTATATGACGAtatttacataaacatataaGCTGCAAAGAAAGCAAAAGGTGTTCCTCACAAAGACCGAGTTCAAACGAGTATACTATCGTCGCATATTATCGGCAGATTCTCTTTGCGTTAATATTGGAATATTGTGTTCAACAACTCTATTACCGCTGAGAACATCAAAAAAAGCGCTA
This genomic interval carries:
- the LOC105215174 gene encoding glucose dehydrogenase [FAD, quinone], with translation MFCLLQPRLVLPALVCLLCAFTWAQERNVILEAFDFLRRGQIDANLENYDNNLQMDNEYDFIVVGAGTAGCAIAARLSENPKWKVLLLEAGGPESLIMDVPIVAHFLQLGEMNWKYRTQPSDRACLAMNNNRCNWPRGKVMGGSSVLNYMMYTRGNRRDYDRWAELGNVGWSWRDVLPYFKKYEGSNVPDADEDLVGRDGPVKVSYVNWRSKIAEAFMEAAQQDGLEHRDYNGHIQNGVNYLHTTTRNSTRWSSNRAYLYPLKGKRRNLHVKKFALVTKVLIDPTTKTAYGIIVRTDGHEHKILARREVIVSAGAINTPQLLMLSGVGPAEHLREVGIKPIVDLAVGFNLQDHTAPAVTFTTNATSLHFEDFADPTLVNRFNRQEGPYGSPGGCEAMAFWDLDHPQLKDGWPDIELFLVGGSMSSNPAISRAFGLKKLIYDSMFAEIEDKELNAFMIFPMILRPKSRGRIMLKSTDPQKYPLIYSNYYAHPYDVDISVRGVQKAISLVNYPGFKKINAKVWNRRIPTCKGIEFGTRDYWECHVRHFTFTIYHYSGTAKMGPATDPAAVVDPRLRVYGIKNLRVADASIMPEIMSGHPNGPVFMIAEKAADMIKEDHGFKQ
- the LOC105215173 gene encoding glucose dehydrogenase [FAD, quinone]-like, with product MWTRLVLIVFVLTIVGRVSHAQRGNIITTLFEFLRRGQSDLNIEHVDDNVQLLNEYDFIVVGAGTAGCTLAARLSENPAWKVLLIEAGGPENMAMDIPILAHFLQLTEINWNYRTQPSDKYCLAMNNRRCNWPRGKVMGGSSVLNYMMYTRGNRRDYDHWAALGNEGWSYRDVLPYFRKFEGSEIPNAERDYVGRQGPVKIGYPGWRSQISAAFVQAAQEDGLKYRDYNGRIQTGVSYLQATIHNGMRWSSNRAYLYPHKGKRANLHVKKNTLVTKVLIEPRTNTAYGVVLSIGGQSYQVRARREVILSAGAINTPQLLMLSGIGPAQHLRDVGIKPIVDLAVGYNLQDHIAPAVSFTANVSSIRTTDYFETSNIMKYIDGKGVFGLPGAVEAIAFWDLGQPYLEDGWPDLEMFQLAGSFDENPATLRAFGIQPDTYNTMFGNVKSDGFMIFPMILRPKSRGRVMLKSSDPFKYPLLYANYFAHPDDLDIAVRGVLKTISLIEKPAFKAINARVLERVMPGCAQVPYRSRAYWECYVRHFTFTIYHYSGTAKMGPSTDPAAVVDPRLRVYGVQRLRVVDASIMPEIIAGHPNGPVFMIAEKAADMIKQDHNYI